The DNA sequence CCATAAGCTTTTGGGAGCCGCGCCGTCGACTCGCGCAACACCCCATTTACGTGCTTCGGGGCGCAACGGGCCGGTAATGGCCACGCGCGAACCGGCGGACCTCCTCGAACGGCTCGACCTGAAGGAGTACGAGGCGACGGCGCTGTCGCATCTGCTCACGGCCGGTCGGACGACCGCGCCCGACATCGCCGAGGCGACCGGTATCCCGAAGGCGCGGGTGTACGGCGTGCTGGACTCGCTCGCCGACCTGGGCTACATCAAGGTGTTCCCGGGCCGGCCGAAGGAGTACCAGCCGAAGTCGCCCGCGGAGATACTCGAACGGGTCAAGGAGAACCGCCGACAGGAGTACGAGCGCCGGTGTCGTGAGGTGGAGGACCTGCGCGAGGAGTTCCTCGCGGAGTTCCGCCCGCGCTACGAGCAGGCCGACGAGGACACGTCGCCCACGGCGGAGCTGTTCTACGTGGTCGACGTCGGCGAGCCAAGCGAGTCCGAGACCCGGACCCTCTACGCCGACGCCGAGGAGCGAGTCAACGTCATCACGAACAGCTTCGCCTACTTCGACGCCGTCGAGCCGGCGTTCGCGGACGCGGCCGACCGCGTCGACGTGGACGTGCTCTTTCTCCACCCGACACACCTGCCCGAGGCGAAGCGCGAGACGCAGGCCGACATCGTCGACCGCATCGCCGCGGAGTACCCGGAAGTCGGCATTCGCTTCTCCGAGGAACGGCTCCCCTGGCGCGGGACCTTCGCGGACCCGAGCGCGTCGTACGACTCCGGGAAGGCCATCTTCCTCGTCGAGGAGCGGGACGTGCCGAACCACAAGCGCCAGGCCGCGATCACCGAGAACGGGTCGTTCGTCGCGGGGATGCAGCGGTACTTCGACCTCGTGTGGGACCACGAGAGCCTCGCCGAGTATCCGGGCTGAACGGGCTGTTTCCGGCTTTTTCGTGGCTCCGTCCGGGCGGTAGCCGCGGCGCTCCCGCTGCCGACCCCTCCCGATCCGAACAAAAGGCTTATGCCATCAGTTACTCACATTCTGAGTAACTATGACGGTTCTCGTCACCGGTGCCGACGGCTACGTCGGCTGGCCGACAGCGCTTCGACTGGCACGACGACTCGACGAGCGGGTCGTCGGCGTGGACAACCTCGCGCGACGCGACTGGGTGGAGGACGTCGGCAGCGTCTCCGCCGTCCCGGTCGACGACCCCGAGACGCGGTACGCGGCGGAGCCGAACCTGAGCTTCGTGTACGCGGATCTGGCGGACCGCGACGAAGTGCAGCAGTTGCTCGACGTGCACGAGCCCCACACCGTCGTCCACGCGGCGGCCCAGCCCAGCGCGCCGTACTCCCAGATCAACGGCGAGCGCGCGCTGTACACGCAGCGCAACAACCTCTCGATGAACGTCAACCTGCTCCACGGGCTGAAGGACGCGGGGCTTGACGACACTCACTTCATCGAGACGACGACGACCGGCGTCTACGGCGCGCCCGAGTTCCCGATCCCCGAGGGCGGCGCGACGATGGAGAACCAGGGCGAGCGCGACGACGTGCCGTTCCCGGCGATGGGCGGCTCATGGTACCACGTCACCAAGTCGTTCGACAACGCGAACGCCCGGCTGGCGAACACGCAGTGGGACCAGCCGGTCAGCGACCTCCGGACCGCCATCGTCTACGGCACCGAGACCGACGAGACCGAGGAACTGGGCCTCCCGACGCGCTTCGACTTCGACTACTACTTCGGCACGGTCGTCAACCGCTTCTGCGCGCAGGCGGTCGCGGGCTACCCGCTCACCGTTTACGGCAAGGGCGAGCAGCGCAAGCCGATGGTCGGCCTGCGCGACACCGTCGAGAGCATCGCCACGCTGGTCGAGGACGGCCACGACGGCGAGGGCGTCGACGTGTACAACCAGGTGACCCGGCCGGTCGCCATCGTCGAACTCGCCGAGACGATCCAGGAAGTCGGCGAGGAGTTCGACCTCGACGTGGAGATCACCCACGTCGAGAACCCCCGCGAGGAGGACGAGGAGCACCAGATGGAGATGGAGAACGAGCGCTTCGAGGAACTCGTTGGCGAACCGCAGTCCCTCGAAGCGGGCGTCCGCGACGTGCTGACGACGCTGACGCGCCACCGCGACCGCATCACCGCCCGCGAGGACCGGTTCCTGCCGGAGGTGTTGCTCGATTAACGTCCTCGTCACCGGGGGCGCGGGGTACGTCGGCAGCGCCCTCCTGCCGGTGCTCGCCGACGCGGGCCACGAGGTGCGGGTGCTCGACGACTTCTCGCTGTCGTCGCCCCGGAACCTCGTCGACGCCCCGCCCGTCGACTTCGTCCGCGGCGACGTGCGCGACGAGGGGACCGTCCACGAGGCGATGGCGGACGTCGACGCCGTGATCCACCTCGCGGCGATCACCGGCGCGGCCAAGACCCACGACATCCCCGAGAAGACGTTCGACGTGAACCTCGGCGGCACGGAGACGGCGCTGTCGGCCGCCGAGGACGCGGGCGTCGACCGGGTCGTGCTCGCTAGCTCCTGCAACGTGTACGGCGAGACCTACGAGACGGACCTGCACGAGGACTCGCCGACGGACCCCGGTAACCCCTACGCCGAGTCGAAGCTCGCGGCCGAGGAGGCCTGTTTCGACGCCGACGTGGAGACGGTCGCGCTCCGCCTGGCGACGAACTACGGCTGGAGTCCCGGCGTCCGGTTCAATCTCGTCGTCAACAGCTTCGCCTTCCGCGCGGTGATGGACGAGCCGCTGACCGTCTACGGGGACGGCCGGAACTGGCGGCCGTTCCTCCACGTGCAGGACACGGCCCGCGCGTTCGCCGCGGCGCTCGACTGGCCCGAGGGCCGGTACAACGTCGGCGAGGACAACTACCGGATCGAGGAGATCGCAAGCACCGTCGCGGAGGTCGTCGGCAAGCCGGTCGAGACGGACTATCTGGAGGAGAAAGACCCCGGCCCCTCCTACAGCGTCACGTTCGACCGGATGGCCGAACGGGACTTCGTCCCCGAGTTCTCGCTCCGGAAGGGGGTCCGGGACCTGACCGAGCGGTTCGCCAACACCGAACGACTATCAGACTTCACGATGAGAGAGCATACATGACAGCGGACACGACGGAAACCCACACGGTCGGCGTGACCGGAGCAGCGGGCTACATCGGCTCCCGCGTCACGAAGGTCCTCCTTGACGAGGGCCACGACGTGGTGCCGGTCGACGACTTCTCGGTCGGCGACGTACAGTCGATAGACGGCCGACGGGTCGAGGAACTCGACGTGCGCGACCGCGGCGCGCTCCGCGAGGCGTTCGACGGCGTCGACGCCGTGATGCACCTCGGCGCGGTGAGCGGCGTCCCGGACTGTCAGGAGGACCCGGAGTACGCCTTCGACGTGAACGTCGGCGGCACCGAGAACGTCGCCTGGCTCTGCCGCGAGTGGGGGACGCCCATGGTGTTCCCCTGCAGCATGGCGATCATCGGCGACCCCGTCGAGTTCCCCATCTCCGCGGACCACCCGCGGAACCCACTGAACTTCTACGGCCGGAGCAAGGCGCTGTCCGAGAACGACGTCCACCAGCTCGCGGACGGCGAGTTCCCGGCCCACGTGTACGTGAAGTCGAACCTGTACGGCCATCACGAACTGAACGGCCGGGAGATCGGGAAGAACACCGTGATCAACATCTTCGTCGACAAGGCGCTGAACGAGGAGCCGCTGACCGTTCACGAACCCGGCACCCAGGCGCGGGACTTCATCCACGTGAAGGACGTGGCCCGCGCCTACGCGCTCTCGCTCGACGAACTCGTCGGGAGCGACCCGGGCGCGACGACGTTCACGCTCGCAAGTGGCGACGACCGGAGCATCCTCGACATCGCCGAGGCCGTCCAGTCGATCGTCGCCGAGGAACGCGGCTACGAGGTGCCGATCGAGATGGTCGAGAACCCCCGCGAGAGCGAGACGGAGGTCGGCGACTTCACCGTCGACACCTCGGAAGCCGCCGACGAGATCGGCTTCGAGGCGGAGTACGATGTCGACCGCGCGGTCCGGGAGATGGTACGATGAAGGCGGTCGTCGTCGCCGCCGGCGAGGGGACGCGGATGCGCCCGCTGACCGCGAACCGGCCGAAGCCGATGCTCCCCGTCGCCGGGAAGCCGATGCTGGAGCACGTGATGGACGCCTGCGCGGACGCCGTCGACGGCTACGTGGTCGTCGTCGGGTACCACGCGGAGGCGATCCGCGACCACGTCGGACGGGAGTTCCGCGGCCTGCCGGTCGACTACGTCGAGCAGGACGAGCAGCTGGGCACCGCCCACGCGATCGGGCAGGCCGAACCGCACGTCGACGAGCGCTTCCTCGCGCTGAACGGCGACGTGGTGTTCGACCCCGAACTGGTCGACCGGCTCGCCGACACCGGCACCACGACGATAGCGACGATGCGCGTCGACGACCCCACGTCGTACGGCGTCGTCGGGCTGGACGGGAGTCGGGACGACGGCACGCGCCGCGCGACCAGCATCGTCGAGAAGCCGTCGGACCCGCCGTCGAACCTCGCGAACCTCGGGCTGTACGCCTTCGACCCGGCGATCTTCGAGTACATTGACCGCACGACGCTCAGCCAGCGCGGCGAGTACGAGATCACCGAGTCGCTCGGCATGCTGCTGGACGACGGTCACGAGGTCGCCGTCGTGGAGCACGACGGCCGGTGGCTCGACGTGGGGCGGCCGTGGGAACTGCTCGACGCGACCGAGGCGGCGCTCGCGGACCTCGACGGCCGGATCGACGGCGAGGTCGAGGAGCGCGCGACCCTGCAGGGGCCGGTCGTGGTCGAAGATGGCGCTCGCGTCCGGAACGGCGCGTACGTCGAGGGGCCGGCGATAATCCAGTCCGGCGCGGACGTGGGACCGAAC is a window from the Halostella salina genome containing:
- a CDS encoding TrmB family transcriptional regulator, whose amino-acid sequence is MATREPADLLERLDLKEYEATALSHLLTAGRTTAPDIAEATGIPKARVYGVLDSLADLGYIKVFPGRPKEYQPKSPAEILERVKENRRQEYERRCREVEDLREEFLAEFRPRYEQADEDTSPTAELFYVVDVGEPSESETRTLYADAEERVNVITNSFAYFDAVEPAFADAADRVDVDVLFLHPTHLPEAKRETQADIVDRIAAEYPEVGIRFSEERLPWRGTFADPSASYDSGKAIFLVEERDVPNHKRQAAITENGSFVAGMQRYFDLVWDHESLAEYPG
- a CDS encoding NAD-dependent epimerase/dehydratase family protein, yielding MTVLVTGADGYVGWPTALRLARRLDERVVGVDNLARRDWVEDVGSVSAVPVDDPETRYAAEPNLSFVYADLADRDEVQQLLDVHEPHTVVHAAAQPSAPYSQINGERALYTQRNNLSMNVNLLHGLKDAGLDDTHFIETTTTGVYGAPEFPIPEGGATMENQGERDDVPFPAMGGSWYHVTKSFDNANARLANTQWDQPVSDLRTAIVYGTETDETEELGLPTRFDFDYYFGTVVNRFCAQAVAGYPLTVYGKGEQRKPMVGLRDTVESIATLVEDGHDGEGVDVYNQVTRPVAIVELAETIQEVGEEFDLDVEITHVENPREEDEEHQMEMENERFEELVGEPQSLEAGVRDVLTTLTRHRDRITAREDRFLPEVLLD
- a CDS encoding NAD-dependent epimerase/dehydratase family protein; amino-acid sequence: MNVLVTGGAGYVGSALLPVLADAGHEVRVLDDFSLSSPRNLVDAPPVDFVRGDVRDEGTVHEAMADVDAVIHLAAITGAAKTHDIPEKTFDVNLGGTETALSAAEDAGVDRVVLASSCNVYGETYETDLHEDSPTDPGNPYAESKLAAEEACFDADVETVALRLATNYGWSPGVRFNLVVNSFAFRAVMDEPLTVYGDGRNWRPFLHVQDTARAFAAALDWPEGRYNVGEDNYRIEEIASTVAEVVGKPVETDYLEEKDPGPSYSVTFDRMAERDFVPEFSLRKGVRDLTERFANTERLSDFTMREHT
- a CDS encoding NAD-dependent epimerase/dehydratase family protein encodes the protein MTADTTETHTVGVTGAAGYIGSRVTKVLLDEGHDVVPVDDFSVGDVQSIDGRRVEELDVRDRGALREAFDGVDAVMHLGAVSGVPDCQEDPEYAFDVNVGGTENVAWLCREWGTPMVFPCSMAIIGDPVEFPISADHPRNPLNFYGRSKALSENDVHQLADGEFPAHVYVKSNLYGHHELNGREIGKNTVINIFVDKALNEEPLTVHEPGTQARDFIHVKDVARAYALSLDELVGSDPGATTFTLASGDDRSILDIAEAVQSIVAEERGYEVPIEMVENPRESETEVGDFTVDTSEAADEIGFEAEYDVDRAVREMVR
- the glmU gene encoding bifunctional sugar-1-phosphate nucleotidylyltransferase/acetyltransferase, translating into MKAVVVAAGEGTRMRPLTANRPKPMLPVAGKPMLEHVMDACADAVDGYVVVVGYHAEAIRDHVGREFRGLPVDYVEQDEQLGTAHAIGQAEPHVDERFLALNGDVVFDPELVDRLADTGTTTIATMRVDDPTSYGVVGLDGSRDDGTRRATSIVEKPSDPPSNLANLGLYAFDPAIFEYIDRTTLSQRGEYEITESLGMLLDDGHEVAVVEHDGRWLDVGRPWELLDATEAALADLDGRIDGEVEERATLQGPVVVEDGARVRNGAYVEGPAIIQSGADVGPNAYVRGASVIGPDVRVGNAVEVKNSILMAGASAGHLSYVGDSVVGRDANLGAGTTVANLRHDDANVKMTVKGERVDTGRRKLGVVLGDEAKTGINTSLNAGTKLGAGAMTRPGEAVMEDRGDSI